Within the Candidatus Culexarchaeum yellowstonense genome, the region ATGGACCTATCCTATTCTGAAACCTAGCATGAGCCTTCCTATCAATCCACTCAAATAGGAATGCAAGTATGGAGAGGAATAATAAGCCGGGGAATATGAAGATCCTAATCAATGTGAAGGCCAAATCCATAGCCATTACACCCCCACACCATAATATTTACGACTATAATTGCGAAGCTCATCATAACTCCAAGTCCACTTCTCACCCTTATTTGGATCGATGAACATAACCCTCTCAGTACAGCAATAACATGGATCTATACTGGCAACTATTGCAGGTATATCTGCAATATGATAACCCTTCAGCATCTCACAGAGGGATGGTATGTTAGCCAATGTTGGAGTCCTCATCTTAGCTCTATATGGAGTCTCCTTACCATCAGACTTCACGTAATGCAATAGTTCACCTCTAGGAGCTTCAACCCTAGCAATTGCTTCACCAACTGGTGGAATACGCTTAACCTTAACGTTTATGGGTCCAGGCCTCATCTTATCCAAAGCTTGCCTAATAGCGTTAATGGATTCCAGAGTTTCATCAACCCTAACCATAGCTCTACCCCAAACATCACATGTATCGTACGTTATCAAATTGAAGTTTATCGTATCATATAAGGTGTATGGATCGTCAAATCTAACGTCGCTTTTAATGTTGGAAGCCCTAGCTACTGGACCTACAGCACATAAGTCTAAAGCTTTACCAGTACTGAGAACTCCAACATCCACAGTCCTAGCCCTAATGGTTGGATCCTCCTCCAAGACAGACTTATAATACTTGGTTCTCTCCTCAAGATAATCTAGATTCCTCCTAATCACTGGAATCATCTCTGGGGTTATATCGTAGACTACTCCGCCAATACAATTCATGGATGGTGTAACCCTATTACCACTAATCATCTCCACAAGATCCATAACCTTCTCCCTATCCCTCCAAACATACATAAATAATGTGTGGAAGCCTAGCTCCATACCCAAAACTCCAATCCATAATAGGTGACTGTGTATTCTGTTAAGCTCATTAATTATAATTCTGAGATATTTAGCCCTCTCAGGAACCTCAATACCATAAATCTTCTCCACAGCCAAACAGTAGCACGTTGTATGCGGGACATTACATATACCGCAAATCCTCTCAGCTAAGAATATCCCCTGAGTCCAAGTCCTAAGCTCCATACCCTTCTCAATACCCCTATGAACAAAGCCCAGCCTAGGCTTAACATCAACTATAACTTCACCATCCAGTATGAAGTTGAATTGGAAAGCCTCCTTAATGGCTGGATGCTGCGGACCAATGGGAACCTGATAATAACTCAACCTACTTCACCTCCACCTTATAATCCTTCCTAAGCGGGTAGACACCCTCAGGCCAATCGTCTGGCAATATAAGCCTCTCAAGGGATGGGTGGCCATCAAAAACCACGCCCAAAAGATCGTGAACTTCACGCTCATATAAAACGGCTCCAGGAAGTAATGAAACCACTGAGGGGATATGTGGATTATCCCTAGAAACCTTAACCTTAACATTTATCAGAATCCTCCTATCCAATGGGGATAGGTGATAGATCAATTCAATGGAGTCCAAGAGATCAGTCCCAGTTATGGTTACAATATGCTTCAAATCATACCTATCCTTCAAGTATCGTATAACATCATGAAGAATTCCAGAATCAATACTTATAAATACGCTTCTTGCACCATCAAATTTATAATCTAAAATCTTGTTTGGAAATGCATTCATTAGATCCTTAACGATAAATTCCATATTGAAAGTTGACAATACAGCCACCCCCTACCCAGACTTAAGTTTAGCTATAAGTTTGGCAACCGCATCTATAACTGCCTCAGGTCTAACGGGGCATCCTGGAACATACATGGTTACAGGTATAACCTTATCTATACCCCCCAAAACATTGTAGCATCCCCAATAAACGCCACCTGAAGTAGCGCAAGTTCCAGCTGCAATGACGAATTTCGGGTCGGGCATCTGCTCATATATCCTCTTAAGTCTTGGAGCCACCTGTCTAGTGACGGCGCCTGTGACCACCAATACATCAGCATGCCTCGGGCTCCCCTTCAAGAGTATCCCAAACCTCTCCACATCATACTTTGGAGCTAGAGCTGCCAAAACCTCAATATCACATGCATTGCAAGCTCCAGTACACATGTACAGTATCCATGGGCTCCTAATCCTAGACCAAGCTAGAACTGAGGTCATACCTTCATCTCCTCGGAAGAATAGTTATGGCAGATAGGACTACCGCCAAATATATTAAAACATAAATTATGTTTGCATTGAAGGATAAGAGCAATATGAAAGCCATTACATCAAATATGGTGAAGTATAATGCATACCTATAGAGTTGAACATTCAACTGAATCTTCTCAGGTGGAAATCTATCAGTACCCTCGCCACAAGCGTAGGGCTCCAAACTCAACTCACTACGCCTAGGTGGAGGAGAGAGCCTTTTCAAAAATCTGAAGAAAACATAGCTTAATATCAATATAGCTATGAAAATGACCGGTGGAGAGAAGGCAACCTCAAACCACAACTCCATCACACCACACTCAACACAACGAATTAATAATACTAACTAAATGTTTAATTTATAAGTTTTAAGCTTATTAATATTGTCAAGAGGCTATGGATGTAGAGGTGAAGGGAATGTCCATTATCAATAGGGATAGATGGTCTCGAGATTTTGGAGAATGGTTTAGGGATGTGCTGGACGAAGCAGAAGTCTACGACTACAGATACCCATTAAAGGGGTGTGGAGTATGGAGGCCATATGGATTTGCAATTAGGAAAAGGGTTATAGAAGTCATGAGATCAATTTTGGACTCACTTGGACATGAAGAAATCCTCCTACCACTGCTAATACCCGAAGACCTATTCAAAAAGGAGGCCGAACATGTAAAGGGATTTGAAAAACAAGTATTCTGGGTTACAAGGGGTGGAGACACAGAACTAGACGTAAAACTGGCTCTAAGGCCAACCAGCGAGACAGTCATAGGGCCAATGCTTAAACTATGGATAAAAGCCCACACAGACCTACCCAAAAAATACTATCAAATAGTAAACACATTTAGATATGAGACAGAAGCAACTAAGCCAATGATAAGAGTTAGGGAGATAACAACATTCAAAGAAGCCCATACAGCCCACGCAACCTTCGAGGATTCAGAGAGGCAGGTGAAGGAGGCTGTTGAAGCATACAGCAGAATATTCGACGAGATATGCATACCATACATGAAGAATAAGAGGCCTGAATGGGACAAGTTTGCTGGAGCACTATACACAATAGCCTTCGACACCATAATGCCAGATGGAAGAGTCATGCAAATAGGAACTGTGCACAACCTAGGACAAAACTTCTCAAAAGCCTTCGACATAAAATACTTAACAATAGATGGAAAGCAAGAATATGTCTGGCAAACATGCTATGGAATCTCGGAGAGAATAATAGCCACACTCATAGCCATACATGGAGATGATAGGGGGATGACTCTACCACCAAACATAGCTCCGATACAAGTCATCATAGTCCCAATACCATACAAGGGGTTTGAAGAAGCCGTTGACAAAACCTGCAAAGAAATATTAAAGAAACTATTGGAAGATGGTGTTAGAGCTAAATACGATGATAGGGAATTAACACCTGGAAACAAATTCTACTACTGGGAGAAGAGGGGGGTTCCAATAAGGATCGAAGTGGGACCTGAAGACCTAAAAATGAACTCGGTAACCATAGCTAGGAGAGATACACTAAGTAGGGAGAGGGTAAAGATAACGGAAATCTCAAGGAGGGTTAAAGAGCTAATGACAGAAATTGGGGAATCCATTAGGAGTAGGGCGTGGAACTGGATGAAGCAAAATATACGCATAGCAACGGATTATAGTGAATTGAAGAAGATGGCTGAAGTGGGGAGAGGAGCAATAGAGGTGAATTGGTGTGGAAGAATCGAATGCGCACATAAGATAGAGGAGGATACCGACCTAAGAGTTTTAGGGGAGCCATGGAATGAGGACACTGGAACCAAAGCAAAATGCATTGTATGTGGAAGTATGGCTGAAAAGAAGCTTAGACTTGCAAAAACATACTGATATGCAAAGATATATTTACTGGTAATGCAGAGAATGAAGTGGTGTGAAGGTTTGCCAAAGAAGAGGAAGTCTAGGGGGAGGGGGAAGGGGCAGAAGGGGAGGGAGCCTAGAGTTCAATGCGACTCCTGCGGAGCATGGATCCCAAGAAGCAAAGCAAAAAGGGTAACAGTATACGTTTCACCAGTAGATCCACAGCTGGCAAAGGAGTTGGAGAAGAAGGGGACTGTAATAACAAAATACCCAGTTACAAAGACATTTTGCATATCATGTGCAGTACATAGAGGCCTCGTGAAAGTGAGATCAGAAGATGAGAGGAAGGTTGCTAAACCAAAGAAGACATAAAGCCTTAATACTCCCCTATTCAAATCCAATTCTATCCATAAAATTATTCACCAACCATATACACTGACTGGAAAGGTATGAGATTTTCCCGAGACTAATTCTAGGAACCCCAATGGAATCCAATAGCTTTTCAGAATCCCTATCAAAACCAATCTGATCCCCTAATATGAAACAATAATCAAAAACAGTCTCAAAATTGTAATCATCAATTGGAATGCCATTCTCATGTAAATAAAGCATTTTAACACCAGGAACTCTAATTAAATTCAATAAATTATTGAAATCAATTCTCAAAATATTAAAACCCTTCAGGGATTCACCGCCCATTAAACCAGATATTACATTAGCCACCCAAACTTCATCTAGAACCATATTATCAACAATGGAGCCATCCACCACAATGGTTTTCGGGGGGTCAGGTGGACCCTCAAGAACACCGTAGAATACTACGTTACGCCTAAATACATCCTTATCAATGAAGAAGGCATTCAAAATACACCTACAAATAACATCAAGCCTACCACTAGAACCAGCTAAACTCCTAATGTTAAATATCGGTGCAGTGAAGGCTGTTGAAGATTTAACTATGAATATCCTCCTCAAACTAAACCACCATAAAGAACACGTACAACCCTATAAAACCTCTCAGCAACAGTTATCATTACAAGTACGGATAAAAGGTAAATGGATAATTGAACAAAACCGAAAATTAGACCAGCGGAAATTATTATGAGCCTCTCAGAGCGCTCAGCCAAACCCACACCAGCCAACCTAATACCAAAAAGCTCACCCTTACACCTAATATAGCTAACCATAAACCCGCCCACTAAGACAAACAATCCTGAAGGCAAACTACACATCCCAGAAAGGATCAATGAGGAGAGGATTGCAACATCTGAAAATCTATCAAGAACAGAGTCTAGAAATTCACCTAAACTCGAAGTTGAGCCAGTCATCCTAGCCACAAAACCATCCATAACGTCAAAAAAACCTGAAACCAATATCAAAATCCCCCCATAAATATTGTTGCCAAAGAATATTTGAATAGAGGAAAATAATGCAAATATGAAGCCGAGAAGAGTTAACATGTTAGGGGATATGTGAAGCCTAATCATTAGTGAAGCCAATGGGCGGAGGAAGCCACTCAAGAATACTCTCAACCTATCAAGCAAACATCAATCCACCCAAAAATATTTATGAGGAATGCAAAATATAAAAAGCTCCACACAAAATATATAAATCCAAAGACAAACCCTAATGGTAATGGTGTGACTGAAATGCAAGAAACCGAGGTAAAACACTGGATAGATGTGCTTGCAGAACATCTTGCATCAAAAAACGTAAAGGAACATGTCATAAATGGTGGAATGGCAGCTTCAGGGACAATACATATAGGTAAAACCCGTGGGGAAATATTCCTACAAGCAGCAGTTGCTAACAGGCTTAGGAAGATGGGTAAAAAAGTAAAACACCTACTAGTGGTGTACACACAAGACCCATTAAAAGCAAAGCCACCACTAATAACAAAGGAATTTGAAGATAA harbors:
- a CDS encoding nickel-dependent hydrogenase large subunit — its product is MSYYQVPIGPQHPAIKEAFQFNFILDGEVIVDVKPRLGFVHRGIEKGMELRTWTQGIFLAERICGICNVPHTTCYCLAVEKIYGIEVPERAKYLRIIINELNRIHSHLLWIGVLGMELGFHTLFMYVWRDREKVMDLVEMISGNRVTPSMNCIGGVVYDITPEMIPVIRRNLDYLEERTKYYKSVLEEDPTIRARTVDVGVLSTGKALDLCAVGPVARASNIKSDVRFDDPYTLYDTINFNLITYDTCDVWGRAMVRVDETLESINAIRQALDKMRPGPINVKVKRIPPVGEAIARVEAPRGELLHYVKSDGKETPYRAKMRTPTLANIPSLCEMLKGYHIADIPAIVASIDPCYCCTERVMFIDPNKGEKWTWSYDELRNYSRKYYGVGV
- a CDS encoding NADH-quinone oxidoreductase subunit C, producing the protein MSTFNMEFIVKDLMNAFPNKILDYKFDGARSVFISIDSGILHDVIRYLKDRYDLKHIVTITGTDLLDSIELIYHLSPLDRRILINVKVKVSRDNPHIPSVVSLLPGAVLYEREVHDLLGVVFDGHPSLERLILPDDWPEGVYPLRKDYKVEVK
- a CDS encoding NADH-quinone oxidoreductase subunit B family protein — protein: MTSVLAWSRIRSPWILYMCTGACNACDIEVLAALAPKYDVERFGILLKGSPRHADVLVVTGAVTRQVAPRLKRIYEQMPDPKFVIAAGTCATSGGVYWGCYNVLGGIDKVIPVTMYVPGCPVRPEAVIDAVAKLIAKLKSG
- a CDS encoding NADH-quinone oxidoreductase subunit A, translated to MELWFEVAFSPPVIFIAILILSYVFFRFLKRLSPPPRRSELSLEPYACGEGTDRFPPEKIQLNVQLYRYALYFTIFDVMAFILLLSFNANIIYVLIYLAVVLSAITILPRR
- the proS gene encoding proline--tRNA ligase translates to MSIINRDRWSRDFGEWFRDVLDEAEVYDYRYPLKGCGVWRPYGFAIRKRVIEVMRSILDSLGHEEILLPLLIPEDLFKKEAEHVKGFEKQVFWVTRGGDTELDVKLALRPTSETVIGPMLKLWIKAHTDLPKKYYQIVNTFRYETEATKPMIRVREITTFKEAHTAHATFEDSERQVKEAVEAYSRIFDEICIPYMKNKRPEWDKFAGALYTIAFDTIMPDGRVMQIGTVHNLGQNFSKAFDIKYLTIDGKQEYVWQTCYGISERIIATLIAIHGDDRGMTLPPNIAPIQVIIVPIPYKGFEEAVDKTCKEILKKLLEDGVRAKYDDRELTPGNKFYYWEKRGVPIRIEVGPEDLKMNSVTIARRDTLSRERVKITEISRRVKELMTEIGESIRSRAWNWMKQNIRIATDYSELKKMAEVGRGAIEVNWCGRIECAHKIEEDTDLRVLGEPWNEDTGTKAKCIVCGSMAEKKLRLAKTY
- a CDS encoding 30S ribosomal protein S26e — translated: MPKKRKSRGRGKGQKGREPRVQCDSCGAWIPRSKAKRVTVYVSPVDPQLAKELEKKGTVITKYPVTKTFCISCAVHRGLVKVRSEDERKVAKPKKT
- a CDS encoding tRNA (pseudouridine(54)-N(1))-methyltransferase TrmY produces the protein MRRIFIVKSSTAFTAPIFNIRSLAGSSGRLDVICRCILNAFFIDKDVFRRNVVFYGVLEGPPDPPKTIVVDGSIVDNMVLDEVWVANVISGLMGGESLKGFNILRIDFNNLLNLIRVPGVKMLYLHENGIPIDDYNFETVFDYCFILGDQIGFDRDSEKLLDSIGVPRISLGKISYLSSQCIWLVNNFMDRIGFE
- the pgsA gene encoding archaetidylinositol phosphate synthase, yielding MLDRLRVFLSGFLRPLASLMIRLHISPNMLTLLGFIFALFSSIQIFFGNNIYGGILILVSGFFDVMDGFVARMTGSTSSLGEFLDSVLDRFSDVAILSSLILSGMCSLPSGLFVLVGGFMVSYIRCKGELFGIRLAGVGLAERSERLIIISAGLIFGFVQLSIYLLSVLVMITVAERFYRVVRVLYGGLV